The Phaseolus vulgaris cultivar G19833 chromosome 10, P. vulgaris v2.0, whole genome shotgun sequence DNA window AAGAGGTGAACTACGAAATTCTCACTTCAAATTTTgaaactaaagaaaaataaaatatattgttcaGTGGACACCAAGCAGGACATCAACTTTTGCTAACAACATTTTTTTGTGGTATGAACTTTGTAATAGTGTTGTTGGTATGACTTAACAAATTCAATATATTCAATCAATAAGTAACAATGAAAATGATAGTTAATGTTGTTGCTTTCATCTATAATTGTGTTTGTTATTGAAGTGTGAAATTAAATTGAACTCCACATCAACATCATTAACCATGTCATCTATGTTATTCACGTCTTGGTAGTGGAAATACACATAGCCAATAGTTATTGTTATCCATGTCACAAATGTCTTTCATAGATACGGTCATTAAATTATTGTTAAAACAGtcatcaaaatattttcttaaaatacttctttaatatcattttatattacattttttGCAAAAACTTAAATTTAGGTTTTAGATTAGGGATAAGGTTTGTTGGATCGAGTGCTTAACATTAGGCCAAAAACTATAATTGATAGTCATGACacaattctttttatttaagaGCATAATAGTccaaacattttttattttatatttttttatcagcaaagaataaataaaataaaattagacacTTTAggagtgtctcaacccttatacaaaacaccAAAAACAAGTTTCTTAGCACCTAACCAGCTAAGGATCCACTAGACATTACAACACATTAACCATAAACCTACTAAATCAAGatacaaaatttcaacaaaTACAATTACATCAACCCACCAAAGAGACTACACCCTCAAACAAGACTAAAATCTAACTACTAAACAAGATCTTTGACAGCAGGCTGAAGAGCTCCAAATAACCAACTGTCAACATCAACAAATTGATCCTATGAGGAGGATATATAAACCCAAAAACATGCATAAAACACAATttgattgtccaaacatgtCACAATTTGATTATGACTTGGTCCACCTATCGAGACAATTCAATTTATACCTAGatctattttcttttgttttcatcTTCCGCTTTGAAGGAAAAACCTACCTCAACATAGTATCCTTCCTTTCTATTCTCCCCATTTAACCTTTCCTTAAGATTTAAGACATCGATTTTCCCTAGCCAACATATAAACCCCCAAACTACCTTTTGGTGGTTCTCCAAACAAAAACGATATAAGGCAATCAAAATGTTATCTCCAAACATAACATAACAAGACCCACACCTTGTTATTGTACCATCTTTTATCCACCTATGACTAAGTATCTATACAACTAGTTAACCATGTAACTAAACTCTACCCTCTCTTACATGTTCATGAGTGCAAACCCTCAAACTCTGAATTTGAACCCTCAAAGATGGATAGATACACGTGGTCTTTATATAAAAGACAGATCCAACATGATACACTTCCGTATAAATATAAATGTGGTCTTTATATACGTTAATAATGTTTGTCACTTTAAAACGTATTACTTGAATATAACACTTGTATAAGTGACACCAGGTGCATACCAGTGGCacatgaagaaaaaaagaagttaaaatTAGCAAAAACTGAGAAATTTAGGTGGTAGATTGCAGAATTTCAGTTAAACCTACACTAAAATACATACATATATTGATAAAATGTCATTATTTGGAAGAAGTGATCCAGCAGTTGAAATTAATTGTGTAACATACAAAAAAGAACATAATCATCGTATGCTACTCATGAAACAGTTGAAATTTAATGAAATCTGTTTAATAAAAACCAAAGTAGTTACAAACAAACCTTAAAACTAACCAGAAGACATGATGAAAAAAACCGCAAAACCTGATTAAAGTGTTGGCAGTTAGGATTGAGTTAAACGTTTGGTACCATCACAAAGCTCAACTATAAAACTGCATGCATTCCCGAAATCATTATCATATTCATACGAAAATATTGGAATAACACTACACATTTCTCTGCACCAACACAAACTTAATCATAGCCATGTCGGACGGCGTCGCAGAATCCATCAACATCACCGGAGCACCGGAGTCTGTCCCAGTCCAGAAATGGAAGGTCCACCACTCTTTGTCTTTCTCTTCATAATCCTGAAAATCTCGTgcattttttcatattttctgaCTTTTTGCTTATCTGGTTTGCTTGCAGAAATATGCGAGCAATTTGAATGACGCTAGGAATGCCCATTTTCTTGAAGAGCACAAGTATGACAACTTGGTTCATAGAGCTTCTTTTATTTCCTTTAATcttaatgattttcttggaaATGAAAATGTACTAAACATGTTCTAAGAATCTGTGACTAGATTATTGGGTGAAGGAAAAAATGTTGCAGCTGCTCCACAATCTGTGGCAAGTATTCAACCATGGATACAGGCCGCAAAAATGGAGAAGGGAGAATGTTCTTCTTCATCCGTGAAAGTTGATATTCTCAATGTATACTCACAGCAAGAACCTTACCATATTGTTTGTTACTTCTACTTTtacatgttttctaaaattcaCCTTGCTTTCAATGAAAATTATTTCAGGATTCATCTGATGATGGGCTCCCTCAACCTTTTGAGTCCCTACCACCTCCTACTTCCCATCTGGAAGAGGTAACGAAAGTTGCTGCATTTGAACCGATTCGTCAAACAGGGTTGATGAGGAATGACTCCGAGAAAGAAAGGATTAAAGCAGCAGAGGCCTCAAGAAAGTTCTGGGAAGGAGTTTCACGATGGAAGCAAACTGTTTGCAATGTATACTCACAGATCGAAACATGCcatgttgtttttaatttcattctgTATGCTTTCTAAAGTTCCACCTGCTTTCAATGAAACATTGTTTCAGGATTTATCTCAAGGTTGGCTTCCTAAAACTCGTGTTCAACAACAAGATAGCAATTTGAACAGTGCAATTGCATCTTCCATTCAGGTTTTTGAATACTCATTATATTTGTACTGTTGAGTTTCTTCTTTCCAATCTTTCTGATTCTTTAAGCTGTGTTGAATTTAGACGGAGAACAAAGAGAAAGCAGTACCTAAGCTTCTAGTAAAAGAGGATGATCTTGGAGTTCATGATTTAGTagacaagaaaaagaaaaccaaCAGTAGCAGAAACCAACTAGAGGTGTATATTCTGTAAGCTCTATCGTATTTTTCAGAGACATATACAAGATGAGTTGTTATTGTtactataaaaagaaaaaatgttgcCCTTTGAGGTTTTTGTATATTCATTTCAGTTGTAGAACTCAATATCTGTCCACTTCTATGCCCTTAAACTTTTTGATATGCTTTGATTCTTGCCTGTGATGATGGCTGTGTGATCAAGGTTTTGCttgtcataatttttttcagGTCCCTGACCCTCAAGTGTCACAAGCTGTTGAAGAATCGCAGAAATGGTAATACATTATTTGTTGATGAGTTTCTGAGCTGTTGGCTTTGTTCCTGCCCTTACTTGTGACATGAATATTTGTTTCTGCTGTTAGTTGATATGAATATAAAGCGTAACCTTAAACCATTGGAGCTAATTAAAGGTTGCATGTATTTGACTCTTGATATTCTCTATCTATGCAAGATGGAATGGTCAATAACTCACAACACAATTAGATCCTTTCTCCACTCAAACAAATAGTTCTTGTGGCTTCTACTTCTACCTAGGCATAGAAGCATcgatttctccttcttcttgtCACTTCTCTTGTTAATTTTGACAGTACATTTTCCTATCATCCCAACAACCAAAGtctttcaaaatcaaaatcatcaTTTCCTTGGATGCTCAAGCACTTTTTAGTCAATCATTGACCATCTCTTCATTGTCCACTTTTTTATTGCTTTGGAACAGCATTTGCCATGCTTTGCTTTTAGGAGTATTACTGTGTTGCGCGGCTCGTGACAGCACAGAATGCTGAAAATGTCTGGAATACAGGTTTGTGATTTTCTCTTTCCCCATTCACATGATTTCTGTCAATGGTGTAACTAAAGGTGCTGTTTAGTTTCAGTCAATTTGATTGAGATAATGATCCACTGTCACTTCTGCAATATTTTAACAGGTAGCTCAATTCCCACATGGTGTTTACAGTGTGGAACATGGCTCGTCAACATTTGAAGAACTAGGTCTTCTGTGTTCGAAGTGGACTCCAGAAAAAACTTTGACATGGATGATATTCATTGAAGACAATGGGAGGGCATCTTTTTGTGTTCATAGATATGCTCATTACTTTTCAAGTGCTATATTTTCAAATGAAATAATTGCCTATAGGACAAACATACATCATCACTTTTTCTTAATAAAGTGAAAAAGTTCGTTTCTGGTATTATAGTTTGAGATTGGTACAATAAAATGTGTGGATTCTttcatcttttattttcttgagTTTATTCAGTTGAGGCTTAGGGATTGAAAGAAGAGATAAATCTCATATTTGTGTCTGCTGAAAACAAACATAAAGTCATCATGAGGTACAAACAGATACACTATGATGGCCACAGACTAAACTGAAAACAAGTTGTTGGATAGTTTAACAATGCATGTTCTTGTTATCCCgacaaaaaaatgtgttttttaatGAAAAGTCAATAAAATTTTCATACTGAATGCAAAATTGTAAGTAACTCGTGTATATATATACCTCGTTAACTTAGTtatattgaaagaaaaaataaaattgagaatGATTTAGGGTgaattattgaataaattaggctcaaatttgtaaattttataattttgtagaAACATATTTAGTGGGAAAAGTTTCCTTTgagcaaaacaataatacctGTTATCTTGATGATTAGTTATAATTCGAAATATTGAAATGATCAAGATTCACCAACCTTTGGTGAAGTTGGCCTTCGAGAAAATGCAACTCTGTTTGTTTGTGAAGTGAATCCCAGAAAAAATGTCACAGTTGATATCATTGAAGACAATGTGAggcattttttttaatctatagaGATATCCTCATTATTTAGAAAAATCACTTTCCTTGACAGAAAAAAGCACTTAATATTCTTTTTTAGATATTTACTTAAACTTTTTTAGGAAAACAACAGAAAGTAAAAATAAGCTgaaaatgacttttttttataagtcaCTTCAAATGACTTTTTTTATAAGCCACTTCAAATGACTTGTTAAAATAAATTGGTTTGGAAACTACTTTTAAAGAAAGAGacatatttaatgaaaaaaaacattaatttttgttgttgtaaaaatcacttttttttcaTCACTTTTTTAAAACACTTGATTTTTAAGCTTAAACAAATTCACTGTGAAATGAAAGGATTTGCTATGGAACAAAAGTACATGATCATTTGATGCATCTCATTTTCTATTTCCTATTTTCATCATTCGTTTATAATACAGTGAAAAGATTATTTCTGAGATTTTAGTTTGGTAGAATGAATGCGTAGAtccttttatcttttttatttcttaaatttattctGTCCAAGCTAAGAGTGGAAAGAAGAGATTTATTCATATTTCAGTAACTATTCTTCAATTTGAAGAATTTAAAAAGATTCTTTTTTGCAACACAGTTTTTGATAAGTTGTGTAACCCATCTCGGGAACATAGGATCCATTTTTGGGGTGCTAATTGAGTCCTTACAGATTCAAGCATTATCAAGTTGGACAACATTGACAGAAAAGTCAGCATCATGTGATGCAGTAAAAATCACTAACTGCCAAAGCACTTGAAGAGTATTTTCAGCTTGAATTGGTTTTCACTTTGAATGGTGTTTTACTTTCTCCCTTCCCAATTTCTTGAATTAGCATCTCTCTCCTGTCATCTCCATTTTCTTGTGTCTGCTAAATATCTCAATTTGAGGAAGTGTTAAGAGGACCTGAACTTCACTACACTCATAGAGACACCAAGCCCATTTTATATCCAGTTATTGCAGTCAGTGACACTGGACTTGGTGCTTGAAAGTTACGCATAAAAGGTGTTTTTCTGATGTTATTTGGTTGAACATGTTAAGacagaagaaagtattgaatagCAAACGGAATCAAGGGCATGAAAATGCACACAATTTTTCTGATGTTTCATTGCATGGACATAAATAGAAATGTTAGGACATTATGATATTCAATAATTAATAGCTTTTGAATAAGGGAACAAAAGTAATCAAACATTACAGTTGGTATTTACTCATTGTCAGTTTCTTTTCCTGTTCCTATCAATATACATCCCTTGCCTTTAGattaaaatttgaagaaagaatGCCTCAACATTCCAGGGGCCATAAATTTGCAAAGAAAATTTCACCTTGCATCACTCACAAAAATCGGGGTTGAGAGAATTGATTCCTCAGAAAATTGACACTAAAAGAAGAATAGAATCAAACTAGTGGTTGCTTTGTTGGTTTCTCTCTGGAGGAGGGGCTGTCCAATACTCCTTCACTGCTATCAGTATCTTTTGTCTCTCATAAGGTCCCTCTTCATGGTCTGTAATTTTGGCATCCCATTGCATTTCATCTGCAATGCTCTTCACCTTCGTCAACACATCCACATCATCTCTCAAAATGACAGTACCTTGTGGCCTCAAAATCCGGTCCATCTCTAGAAGAATGTCCACCATATCACATCTGTAACACATTAACTCAACAAATTAGCAAAGTTTCACAATTTTTTACTTATAGTCAGTTAGTCACACTGCTGGGATGAGGTGTTTCTTAGTTTTAAAGGTAACTAGAAAGAAACACAGGTCATGTTATTTAGGAATGGTTtgtgtttaataatttttagaacTTGAGTTTATCCTAATTCAACCCCCTATTGTAATCAATGTAGACAGTGGATCTCTAATGCTCCATTCATGTTGAGGACCTGATTggtctaactcaatcccattACATCGAGTGTGAAATTTGTAAAACTAAATATGAATATGTGGTCTAATAACAACTTGATAATTTATTGGTGAAGACAAATGTACAAATTACAATGACTAGATTATgctctaatatcatattaaaattaaaaatcatgttctaatatcaaattaaatatgAGAGTAGATCTAACTTATACAGATTATTTGTCATATTAATCAGGAGATTTGTTTGTCAGTGTTACAGTAGAAAACTGATTAATTTGAGAAAGAAGATTTAGAAACATATTAGACTAAACCAGTTCTCTAGATTTGGCCATTACATCTAATTGGTTCTTAGTATTACCTGTTCTGGTAGAGGCTAAAAACGGAATCACCGTGTATGAAGTCATATGTTCTGGGGTAAGTGGACATGGCTTCACACCTGAAAGAAGACAAAAATAGTGAGTAATGGATTTTAACTATACCATCCATATacaagaaatttaaatttaacttttatagtACAAGAGTGGAGAAACAGTGTTCTGTCTACAGTAAAGGACAACAAAGGATAGAAAATAAGCAGTGTGTATCACATAAGCAGACATGATTTAAACTTCCATTGTCATAATGTTGCTGTCGTTGGTATGCTGTGAAAGATGGATTTTGTCACGGACACGCTACACAACACAGTATATGTACAAAATATCATGATAAAGGA harbors:
- the LOC137818999 gene encoding plant UBX domain-containing protein 9-like, with translation MSDGVAESINITGAPESVPVQKWKKYASNLNDARNAHFLEEHKLLGEGKNVAAAPQSVASIQPWIQAAKMEKGECSSSSVKVDILNDSSDDGLPQPFESLPPPTSHLEEVTKVAAFEPIRQTGLMRNDSEKERIKAAEASRKFWEGVSRWKQTVCNDLSQGWLPKTRVQQQDSNLNSAIASSIQTENKEKAVPKLLVKEDDLGVHDLVDKKKKTNSSRNQLEVPDPQVSQAVEESQKCICHALLLGVLLCCAARDSTEC